Proteins from one Drosophila gunungcola strain Sukarami chromosome 3R, Dgunungcola_SK_2, whole genome shotgun sequence genomic window:
- the LOC128266530 gene encoding uncharacterized protein LOC128266530, with translation MQRAQLTSQVLLVTAILYACLAPAACVYESQILAFLNEFRMRMCHPIPNLGLPALDPLKLGPAETALNNKYLVDFAGSIDNFTLHGLSDFDVPVLTLNPVPALKSTINVTFPLTYFESLYTAKGSLAYIVNVAGDGNAETSITNFSILISFRLKSLSPLAIYSLQIELHLGDLKINFENLLEEERINEFIHALVNEMGVELLGDVWDYGQGTVVSKVQTAVNNFLGEFSLQDILQIITGGGGGEESAPIFDGVEPDCKLEASSSN, from the exons ATGCAGCGGGCACAACTCACTTCACAGGTCCTCCTGGTCACGGCCATACTCTACGCTTGTCTGGCGCCCGCTGCCTGCGTCTACGAGTCACAGATCCTGGCGTTCCTCAATGAGTTTCGCATGCGCATGTGCCATCCCATTCCCAATTTGGGCCTGCCCGCCTTGGATCCTTTGAAGCTGGGCCCGGCCGAGACAGCTCTGAACAATAAATACCTGGTGGA TTTCGCTGGGTCCATCGACAACTTCACGCTGCACGGGCTTTCCGATTTCGATGTCCCTGTCCTCACTTTGAACCCGGTGCCTGCACTAAAGAGCACCATCAACGTCACCTTTCCACTTACCTACTTCGAGTCCTTGTACACCGCTAAAGGATCGCTGGCCTACATCGTCAACGTGGCCGGCGATGGCAATGCCGA AACCTCCATCACAAACTTTTCGATCCTGATCTCTTTTCGATTGAAATCCCTGTCGCCCTTGGCCATATATTCTTTGCAAATTGAGCTGCATTTGGGAGATCTAAAGATCAACTTTGAAAACCTTCTGGAGGAGGAGCGGATCAATGAATTTATCCATGCTTTGGTCAACGAAATGGGTGTGGAGCTGCTCGGAGACGTCTGGGACTATGGGCAGGGCACGGTAGTCTCCAAAGTGCAGACG GCTGTCAACAACTTTTTGGGCGAATTCTCCCTTCAGGACATACTCCAAATCATAACTGGTGGAGGTGGCGGCGAAGAAAGTGCTCCCATATTTGATGGCGTGGAGCCCGACTGCAAACTTGAGGCAAGCTCAAGTAATTAA
- the LOC128266531 gene encoding 28S ribosomal protein S10, mitochondrial, which translates to MLQALKTLRWAQPVRALSTVTTSAGTQPNVSPTTPAPEPDKLYSKLEIELRGIDPAVLKSYTWFATTAADHLGIEKGKCWSPRKAHHERMTLLKSVHIYKKHRVQYEVRTHFRYMNFHKLTGSTLDTFLEYIERNLPEGVALQASRTELQQIPEHLRQPPEQV; encoded by the exons ATGTTGCAG GCGTTGAAGACTCTCCGCTGGGCACAGCCAGTGCGGGCGCTATCCACGGTGACCACCAGTGCCGGTACACAACCAAATGTCTCTCCCACGACACCTGCACCAGAGCCGGACAAGCTCTACAGCAAACTGGAGATTGAGCTGCGAGGGATTGATCCTGCGGTTCTGAAGAGCTACACCTGGTTTGCCACCACGGCCGCCGACCATTTGGGCATTGAGAAGGGAAAATG TTGGTCTCCTCGCAAGGCGCACCACGAACGGATGACACTCTTGAAGTCGGTGCACATCTACAAGAAGCATCGCGTGCAGTACGAGGTGCGAACCCACTTTCGCTACATgaacttccacaagctgacgggCTCCACGCTGGACACCTTTCTGGAGTACATCGAACGCAACCTGCCCGAGGGCGTAGCGCTGCAGGCTTCCAGGACGGAGCTGCAGCAGATCCCGGAGCATCTGCGCCAGCCGCCGGAGCAAGTGTAG
- the LOC128257220 gene encoding protein arginine N-methyltransferase 1 produces the protein MKDTDVIEKTTEEEPVDSSSDEDEYDDIDDDEPVDEGEEPTTCLFCPETCPNISTAIDHLDARHKVNLSQLQRKFQMDQYSFIKLINYIRANKITAEQLLSAEQTLWQDEKYLKPGEYEPWLCYDYEELKTEVTPAQATVPELQQRIAEQAQLLQQANEDMERMRNDYKELLQKVHGDGEPKAASNPVPRNNASLDNEYFKSYSHFGIHHEMLSDKVRTSTYRASLLQNEAVVQGKTVLDVGCGTGILSIFASKAGAARVVGIDNSDIVYTAMDIIRKNKVENVELIKGRLEDTDLPEAKYDIIISEWMGYFLLYESMLDSIIYARDHHLNPNGIILPSRCTLSLVGYGNDTLYAEQVEFWSDVYGVNMSDLRKRSIEEPLMEVVDAEFMLTDPKQIANFDIMTVDLNYPNFSHQFSLKVTKPGRLSAFVGYFDTLFELPSAVMFSTSPSATPTHWKQTVFFIDQPQTVKMGDIISGKITSRRHKEDVRALSVDIEVFGKKHKYMVV, from the exons ATGAAAGACACCGATGTGATAG AGAAAACCACGGAGGAGGAGCCCGTCGATTCCAGCTCCGACGAGGATGAGTACGATGACATAGACGATGACGAACCAGTGGACGAGGGCGAGGAACCAACCACCTGTCTGTTCTGTCCCGAGACCTGTCCGAATATATCGACTGCCATTGACCACCTGGACGCGCGCCACAAGGTGAATCTGTCGCAGCTTCAGAGGAAATTCCAAATGGATCAGTATTCCTTCATCAAGCTGATTAACTACATAAGAGCCAACAAGATTACGGCCGAGCAATTGCTCTCCGCTGAGCAGACGCTATGGCAGGACGAGAAGTACCTCAAGCCTGGGGAGTATGAGCCCTGGCTGTGCTACGACTATGAAGAGCTCAAGACAGAGGTCACTCCGGCCCAGGCCACGGTGCCCGAGCTGCAGCAGCGCATTGCAGAGCAAGCCCAGTTGCTGCAGCAGGCCAACGAGGACATGGAGCGCATGCGCAATGACTACAAGGAGCTGCTGCAGAAGGTGCATGGTGACGGTGAACCCAAGGCTGCCAGCAATCCCGTACCCCGAAACAATGCCAGCCTGGACAATGAGTATTTCAAAAGCTACTCCCACTTTGGCATCCATCACGAAATGCTGAGCGACAAAGTGCGAACCAGCACCTACCGCGCATCACTTCTCCAAAATGAGGCAGTGGTCCAAGGCAAGACTGTTCTTGATGTGGGCTGTGGCACGGGAATTCTGTCCATCTTTGCCTCCAAGGCGGGTGCTGCCCGCGTCGTCGGCATAGACAACTCTGACATCGTGTACACAGCCATGGATATCATTAG GAAAAACAAGGTGGAAAATGTGGAGCTGATCAAAGGACGCCTGGAGGACACCGATCTGCCAGAGGCCAAGTACGATATCATTATTTCCGAGTGGATGGGTTACTTTTTGCTGTACGAGTCCATGCTGGACAGCATCATTTATGCCCGCGACCATCATCTTAATCCCAATGGCATAATCCTTCCCAGTCGCTGCACACTCAGCCTGGTGGGTTATGGAAACGACACGCTCTATGCCGAGCAGGTGGAGTTCTGGTCTGATGTCTACGGTGTTAATATGAGTGATCTGCGGAAGCGTTCCATAGAGGAGCCGCTCATGGAGGTGGTGGACGCAGAGTTTATGCTGACGGATCCCAAACAGATAGCCAACTTCGACATAATGACTGTCGATCTTAACTATCCCAACTTCAGCCATCAGTTCAGCTTGAAGGTCACAAAGCCGGGTCGCTTGTCTGCCTTTGTGGGCTATTTCGACACGCTTTTCGAGCTGCCCTCTGCCGTCATGTTCAGCACATCACCAAGTGCGACGCCCACCCATTGGAAGCAGACGGTTTTCTTCATTGACCAGCCGCAAACAGTAAAGATGGGAGACATCATCAGTGGGAAGATCACGTCGAGGAGGCATAAAGAAGATGTCAGGGCGCTCAGTGTAGATATAGAAGTCTTTGGCAAGAAACATAAATACATGGTGGTGTAA
- the LOC128257228 gene encoding chromatin assembly factor 1 p55 subunit isoform X2, with protein MVDRSDNAESFDDAVEERVINEEYKIWKKNTPFLYDLVMTHALEWPSLTAQWLPDVTKQDGKDYSVHRLILGTHTSDEQNHLLIASVQLPSEDAQFDGSHYDNEKGEFGGFGSVCGKIEIEIKINHEGEVNRARYMPQNACVIATKTPSSDVLVFDYTKHPSKPEPSGECQPDLRLRGHQKEGYGLSWNPNLNGYLLSASDDHTICLWDINATPKEHRVIDAKNIFTGHTAVVEDVAWHLLHESLFGSVADDQKLMIWDTRNNNTSKPSHTVDAHTAEVNCLSFNPYSEFILATGSADKTVALWDLRNLKLKLHSFESHKDEIFQVQWSPHNETILASSGTDRRLHVWDLSKIGEEQSSEDAEDGPPELLFIHGGHTAKISDFSWNPNEPWIICSVSEDNIMQVWQMAENVYNDEEPEIPASELETNTA; from the exons ATGGTGGATCGCAGCGATAATG CGGAATCCTTCGACGATGCCGTTGAGGAGCGCGTGATCAATGAGGAATACAAGATCTGGAAGAAGAACACGCCGTTCCTGTACGACCTGGTCATGACGCACGCCCTCGAGTGGCCTTCGCTGACCGCCCAGTGGCTGCCCGATGTGACCAAACAGGACGGCAAGGACTACTCGGTGCACCGCCTCATCCtgggcacacacacatccGACGAGCAGAACCACCTGCTCATCGCCAGCGTCCAGCTGCCCAGCGAGGATGCCCAGTTCGATGGCTCCCACTACGACAACGAGAAGGGGGAGTTCGGCGGCTTCGGTTCGGTGTGTGGCAAGATCGAGATCGAGATTAAGATCAACCACGAGGGCGAGGTGAACCGGGCGCGTTACATGCCTCAGAACGCATGCGTGATCGCCACCAAGACGCCGTCCAGCGACGTCCTGGTCTTCGACTACACGAAGCATCCCAGCAAGCCGGAGCCGTCCGGCGAATGCCAACCCGATCTGCGTCTCCGGGGGCACCAGAAGGAGGGCTACGGCCTCTCGTGGAATCCCAACCTCAATG GCTACTTGCTGTCTGCCTCCGATGATCACACCATCTGCTTGTGGGACATCAATGCCACGCCCAAGGAGCACCGTGTGATTGACGCCAAGAACATTTTCACCGGACACACTGCCGTCGTCGAGGACGTGGCTTGGCATTTGCTCCACGAGTCTCTGTTCGGCTCGGTGGCTGACGACCAGAAGCTGATGATCTGGGACAcgcgcaacaacaacacctCAAAGCCCTCGCACACGGTGGACGCCCACACGGCCGAGGTGAACTGCTTGAGCTTCAATCCCTACTCGGAGTTCATCCTGGCCACTGGCTCTGCCGACAAGACTGTGGCTCTTTGGGATCTGCGTAACCTTAAGCTGAAACTACATTCCTTCGAGTCGCACAAGGACGAGATCTTCCAGGTGCAGTGGTCGCCGCACAACGAGACCATTCTCGCATCCTCCGGCACCGACCGACGTCTGCACGTCTGGGATCTGTCGAAGATTGGAGAGGAACAGAGCTCGGAGGATGCCGAAGACGGACCGCCCGAGCTGCTCTTCATCCATGGCGGCCACACGGCCAAGATCAGCGATTTCTCCTGGAACCCCAACGAGCCGTGGATCATCTGCTCCGTGTCCGAGGACAACATTATGCAGGTGTGGCAGATGGCCGAGAATGTCTACAACGACGAGGAGCCAGAGATTCCCGCCTCCGAGTTGGAAACCAACACCGCTTAA
- the LOC128257228 gene encoding chromatin assembly factor 1 p55 subunit isoform X1, with translation MVDRSDNAAESFDDAVEERVINEEYKIWKKNTPFLYDLVMTHALEWPSLTAQWLPDVTKQDGKDYSVHRLILGTHTSDEQNHLLIASVQLPSEDAQFDGSHYDNEKGEFGGFGSVCGKIEIEIKINHEGEVNRARYMPQNACVIATKTPSSDVLVFDYTKHPSKPEPSGECQPDLRLRGHQKEGYGLSWNPNLNGYLLSASDDHTICLWDINATPKEHRVIDAKNIFTGHTAVVEDVAWHLLHESLFGSVADDQKLMIWDTRNNNTSKPSHTVDAHTAEVNCLSFNPYSEFILATGSADKTVALWDLRNLKLKLHSFESHKDEIFQVQWSPHNETILASSGTDRRLHVWDLSKIGEEQSSEDAEDGPPELLFIHGGHTAKISDFSWNPNEPWIICSVSEDNIMQVWQMAENVYNDEEPEIPASELETNTA, from the exons ATGGTGGATCGCAGCGATAATG CAGCGGAATCCTTCGACGATGCCGTTGAGGAGCGCGTGATCAATGAGGAATACAAGATCTGGAAGAAGAACACGCCGTTCCTGTACGACCTGGTCATGACGCACGCCCTCGAGTGGCCTTCGCTGACCGCCCAGTGGCTGCCCGATGTGACCAAACAGGACGGCAAGGACTACTCGGTGCACCGCCTCATCCtgggcacacacacatccGACGAGCAGAACCACCTGCTCATCGCCAGCGTCCAGCTGCCCAGCGAGGATGCCCAGTTCGATGGCTCCCACTACGACAACGAGAAGGGGGAGTTCGGCGGCTTCGGTTCGGTGTGTGGCAAGATCGAGATCGAGATTAAGATCAACCACGAGGGCGAGGTGAACCGGGCGCGTTACATGCCTCAGAACGCATGCGTGATCGCCACCAAGACGCCGTCCAGCGACGTCCTGGTCTTCGACTACACGAAGCATCCCAGCAAGCCGGAGCCGTCCGGCGAATGCCAACCCGATCTGCGTCTCCGGGGGCACCAGAAGGAGGGCTACGGCCTCTCGTGGAATCCCAACCTCAATG GCTACTTGCTGTCTGCCTCCGATGATCACACCATCTGCTTGTGGGACATCAATGCCACGCCCAAGGAGCACCGTGTGATTGACGCCAAGAACATTTTCACCGGACACACTGCCGTCGTCGAGGACGTGGCTTGGCATTTGCTCCACGAGTCTCTGTTCGGCTCGGTGGCTGACGACCAGAAGCTGATGATCTGGGACAcgcgcaacaacaacacctCAAAGCCCTCGCACACGGTGGACGCCCACACGGCCGAGGTGAACTGCTTGAGCTTCAATCCCTACTCGGAGTTCATCCTGGCCACTGGCTCTGCCGACAAGACTGTGGCTCTTTGGGATCTGCGTAACCTTAAGCTGAAACTACATTCCTTCGAGTCGCACAAGGACGAGATCTTCCAGGTGCAGTGGTCGCCGCACAACGAGACCATTCTCGCATCCTCCGGCACCGACCGACGTCTGCACGTCTGGGATCTGTCGAAGATTGGAGAGGAACAGAGCTCGGAGGATGCCGAAGACGGACCGCCCGAGCTGCTCTTCATCCATGGCGGCCACACGGCCAAGATCAGCGATTTCTCCTGGAACCCCAACGAGCCGTGGATCATCTGCTCCGTGTCCGAGGACAACATTATGCAGGTGTGGCAGATGGCCGAGAATGTCTACAACGACGAGGAGCCAGAGATTCCCGCCTCCGAGTTGGAAACCAACACCGCTTAA
- the LOC128257243 gene encoding uncharacterized protein LOC128257243 isoform X2, which produces MQVDGSNSSSSTEFPDPTERETWDSGKMQTATHSKDGHKPAREEEQLLDLSDPEDYLAHLLNDGSQEGDSGADLELPSWYDEQLFRRGQSYFSKYRFVMNAGMLAGLIAVLAVPSILRVLSCTRQSSTAFTAYRRYVRTIFHTQAWYNHNIADRASRFWTSIAAVRRAHSRSSHACARHGAGQITQKDLALTQFGFIGFITMGAHRIQLNDQDFLEATSHMWRVLGHLLGIKDEYNICGRNWAESKPRLEIVMRKVYEPALGNTSDDFYRMTEALINGLWHMNTMFSVDANIFFAKRLACVKGYEYYSFDHENGVQQDPQQRLHYYDMGWWDRFIVSYGLFLVTYLHRYALVRWYLNFRVWLIDVLTYYLPYMAIWKFGFKSAYVRIFRNGGEAQDFTVSLKDD; this is translated from the exons ATGCAGGTTGATGGATCGAACAGTAGCAGCTCAACCGAATTCCCCGACCCCACAGAGCGTGAAACGT GGGACAGTGGGAAAATGCAGACGGCGACGCACTCCAAAGATGGGCATAAACCAGCCAGGGAAgaggagcagctgctggaCCTCAGTGATCCCGAGGATTACCTGGCGCACTTGCTGAATGATGGCAGCCAGGAGGGCGACAGCGGGGCGGACCTGGAGCTGCCTTCATGGTACGATGAGCAGCTATTTAGGCG TGGTCAGAGCTACTTCAGCAAATATCGCTTTGTGATGAATGCCGGAATGCTGGCAGGTCTGATTGCAGTGCTCGCTGTTCCCTCGATTCTCAGAGTGCTCTCGTGCACCCGCCAATCCTCGACAGCGTTCACTGCCTACCGCCGCTATGTGCGCACTATTTTCCACACGCAAGCCTGGTACAACCACAACATTGCGGACCGGGCGAGCCGGTTTTGGACCAGCATTGCGGCTGTGCGGCGGGCACATAGCCGCTCTAGTCACGCCTGTGCCCGCCACGGAGCTGGGCAGATCACCCAGAAGGACTTGGCCCTGACCCAGTTCGGATTCATCGGCTTCATAACGATGGGGGCACATCGCATACAGTTGAATGACCAGGATTTTCTGGAGGCCACCTCGCACATGTGGCGTGTGCTGGGCCATCTGCTAGGCATCAAGGACGAGTACAACATCTGCGGCAGGAACTGGGCGGAGTCAAAGCCTCGCTTGGAAATTGTCATGCGAAAGGTCTACGAACCAGCTTTGGGGAACACCAGCGATGATTTCTACCGGATGACGGAGGCCCTGATCAACGGGCTGTGGCATATGAACACCATGTTCTCAGTGGACGCCAACATATTCTTTGCCAAGCGGCTGGCCTGCGTGAAGGGCTACGAGTACTATAGCTTCGATCATGAAAACGGAGTGCAGCAGGATCCCCAGCAGAGGCTGCACTACTACGACATGGGATGGTGGGATCGATTCATCGTTAGCTACGGCCTGTTCCTGGTCACCTACCTGCACAGATACGCCCTGGTGCGATGGTACTTGAACTTCCGCGTCTGGCTTATCGACGTGCTGACTTATTACTTGCCCTACATGGCCATTTGGAAGTTTGGCTTTAAGTCCGCCTACGTGCGTATTTTCCGAAACGGAGGGGAGGCCCAAGACTTTACAGTGAGCTTAAAAGACGATTAG
- the LOC128257243 gene encoding uncharacterized protein LOC128257243 isoform X1 has protein sequence MDRTVAAQPNSPTPQSVKRLVFFGRHFPGDSGKMQTATHSKDGHKPAREEEQLLDLSDPEDYLAHLLNDGSQEGDSGADLELPSWYDEQLFRRGQSYFSKYRFVMNAGMLAGLIAVLAVPSILRVLSCTRQSSTAFTAYRRYVRTIFHTQAWYNHNIADRASRFWTSIAAVRRAHSRSSHACARHGAGQITQKDLALTQFGFIGFITMGAHRIQLNDQDFLEATSHMWRVLGHLLGIKDEYNICGRNWAESKPRLEIVMRKVYEPALGNTSDDFYRMTEALINGLWHMNTMFSVDANIFFAKRLACVKGYEYYSFDHENGVQQDPQQRLHYYDMGWWDRFIVSYGLFLVTYLHRYALVRWYLNFRVWLIDVLTYYLPYMAIWKFGFKSAYVRIFRNGGEAQDFTVSLKDD, from the exons ATGGATCGAACAGTAGCAGCTCAACCGAATTCCCCGACCCCACAGAGCGTGAAACGT CTCGTTTTCTTTGGTCGCCACTTTCCAGGGGACAGTGGGAAAATGCAGACGGCGACGCACTCCAAAGATGGGCATAAACCAGCCAGGGAAgaggagcagctgctggaCCTCAGTGATCCCGAGGATTACCTGGCGCACTTGCTGAATGATGGCAGCCAGGAGGGCGACAGCGGGGCGGACCTGGAGCTGCCTTCATGGTACGATGAGCAGCTATTTAGGCG TGGTCAGAGCTACTTCAGCAAATATCGCTTTGTGATGAATGCCGGAATGCTGGCAGGTCTGATTGCAGTGCTCGCTGTTCCCTCGATTCTCAGAGTGCTCTCGTGCACCCGCCAATCCTCGACAGCGTTCACTGCCTACCGCCGCTATGTGCGCACTATTTTCCACACGCAAGCCTGGTACAACCACAACATTGCGGACCGGGCGAGCCGGTTTTGGACCAGCATTGCGGCTGTGCGGCGGGCACATAGCCGCTCTAGTCACGCCTGTGCCCGCCACGGAGCTGGGCAGATCACCCAGAAGGACTTGGCCCTGACCCAGTTCGGATTCATCGGCTTCATAACGATGGGGGCACATCGCATACAGTTGAATGACCAGGATTTTCTGGAGGCCACCTCGCACATGTGGCGTGTGCTGGGCCATCTGCTAGGCATCAAGGACGAGTACAACATCTGCGGCAGGAACTGGGCGGAGTCAAAGCCTCGCTTGGAAATTGTCATGCGAAAGGTCTACGAACCAGCTTTGGGGAACACCAGCGATGATTTCTACCGGATGACGGAGGCCCTGATCAACGGGCTGTGGCATATGAACACCATGTTCTCAGTGGACGCCAACATATTCTTTGCCAAGCGGCTGGCCTGCGTGAAGGGCTACGAGTACTATAGCTTCGATCATGAAAACGGAGTGCAGCAGGATCCCCAGCAGAGGCTGCACTACTACGACATGGGATGGTGGGATCGATTCATCGTTAGCTACGGCCTGTTCCTGGTCACCTACCTGCACAGATACGCCCTGGTGCGATGGTACTTGAACTTCCGCGTCTGGCTTATCGACGTGCTGACTTATTACTTGCCCTACATGGCCATTTGGAAGTTTGGCTTTAAGTCCGCCTACGTGCGTATTTTCCGAAACGGAGGGGAGGCCCAAGACTTTACAGTGAGCTTAAAAGACGATTAG
- the LOC128251724 gene encoding DNA-directed RNA polymerase II subunit RPB7, whose product MFYHISLEHEILLHPRYFGPQLLETVKQKLYSEVEGTCTGKYGFVIAVTTIDQIGSGVIQPGQGFVVYPVKYKAIVFRPFKGEVLDAVVKQINKVGMFAEIGPLSCFISHHSIPADMQFCPNGNPPCYKSKDEDVVISGEDKIRLKIVGTRVDATGIFAIGTLMDDYLGLVCN is encoded by the exons aTGTTTTACCAC ATATCGCTGGAGCACGAGATCCTGCTGCATCCACGCTACTTTGGTCCGCAGCTGCTGGAAACCGTGAAGCAGAAACTCTACTCCGAGGTGGAGGGCACCTGCACGGGAAAGTACGGGTTCGTGATAGCCGTGACGACGATAGACCAGATCGGATCCGGTGTCATTCAGCCGGGCCAGGGATTCGTGGTGTACCCGGTGAAATACAAGGCCATCGTCTTCCGGCCGTTTAAGGGCGAAGTATTGGACGCGGTGGTCAAGCAGATCAACAAAGTGGGCATGTTTGCAGAGATCGGTCCGCTGTCCTGCTTCATCTCTCATCAC TCAATTCCCGCCGATATGCAATTCTGTCCAAATGGCAATCCGCCCTGCTACAAGAGCAAAGATGAGGACGTGGTCATTTCCGGAGAGGATAAAATACGGCTCAAGATTGTGGGAACCCGAGTGGACGCCACGGGAATC TTTGCCATTGGCACCTTGATGGACGATTACCTGGGTCTGGTGTGCAACTAG